One Nicotiana tabacum cultivar K326 chromosome 23, ASM71507v2, whole genome shotgun sequence genomic window, gagagacttatcgctgtgcataaattccagcgattccggaAAAGAGAAATCAGTACTTTTTTAAGGTTGTTTTGCATCTGCTTCATCTCcgtcagtgttgtgcaaaatccaacactaccacaagagtcgTCACTGTCCGACGACCAAACCCCAGTGAAAATCTCCGGTAGCAGCCTCCTCACGCGCCTCCACGCGCCACCAGAAGCTCACGCGTGTGAGCTCACGCGCCGGCGCATACGAccacttccggccattttttgaagaTCTTCCTTCAGAACAATTGGGTCGCCTGGTATTTCCGATTCTACCCctactgttttcatttcattccgACCACTTTGACTTTTTTTCCGGCAGCTACAGTATTATTCCGATAGCTACAGTAGATTCCGGCAGCTGCAGTATTTCAGTATTCTGTTTCTGTGTTTCCGTACTCTCTTTCAGTGGATTACAGTtgattttttctcttatttggtaataatttgcaaTAATGTCTTTGAAATTTGATGCTTTTGGGTCTAGAAACATGAGTTCTGGAAGCTCTAATGCTATTATTACctcggaacctttaatgggaggttcaaactacttagcttgggcttcatctgtcgagttgtggtgtagaggtcaaggtgttcaagatcatctaatcaaacagtctagcgaaggagatgaaaaggcaatagcactttgggcaaaaatcgatgctcagttatgtagcatcttgtggcgatctattgattccaagttaatgcccttgtttcgtccattccagacatgttatttggtttgggcaaaggtacgcaccttatacactaatgacatatctcgcttctatgatgtgatatcgcggatgacaaacttaaagaagcaggaattagatatgtctacttacttgggtcaagtacaggcagtcatggaggaatttgagaagttgatgccagtttctgctagtgttgaaaaacaacaagagcagcgatagaagatgtttctcgttcttaccctcgctggacttcctaatgatcttgattcagtacgcgaccagattttggctagtccAACTGTCCcgacagttgatgaattattctctcgattactccgccttgctgcagcaccaagtccaccagtgatctcatcacagatacttgattcctctgttcttgcATCCCAGACAATGGATGTTTgggcatctcaaactatggagcatagacaagaaggaggtcgttttggaagtctagacccaagtgttcttattgtcacaaacttggacacactcgtgaaaTGTGTTATTTCTTACATGGTCGTCCACTCAAAAATGCTTACATTGCTCAGTCCGAGACTCCAGGTAACCAGggattttctttatctaaagaagaatataatgagctccttcagtatcgagcaagtaagcagacatctccacaagtagcctcagttgctcagactgatacttctgttactggtaattcttttgcttgtgtttcccagtctagcactcttggcccatgggtcatggactcaggcgcttctgatcacatctctggtaatatatcacttttgtcaaatattgtatattcacagtctcttcccactgttactttagccaatgaatgtcaaactaaggcaaaaggagctggacaagctaatcccttgttttctatcaccctagattccgttctttatgtccctGGCTGTCCTTTTAGTATTGCAtttgttagtcgtttgactcgtgccctcctttgtggtatatattttattgacgattcttttattatgcaagaccgcagtacgggacagaCAATTGGTACAAGACGTGAATTagaaggcctttactaccttaactcactcagtccttccacaacatgtctagttacagatcctccagatctaatccacagacgtttaggacatccaaggtttatccaaacttcagaagatggtgcctagtttatctagtttgtctacattagaatgtgagtcgtgtcaacttgggaaacatacccgagcctccttttcgcgtagtgttgagagtcatgcagagtctgtcttctccttagttcattctgatatatggggtcctagtagagtcagttcatccttgggatttcgttattttgttagtttcattgattattattcaagatgtacttggcttttcttaatgaaagatcgttctgagttattttctatattccagagtttctgtgctgaaatcaaaaaccaatttggtgtttctattcgcatttttcgcagtgataatgccttagaatatttatcttctcaatttcagcagtttatgacttctcaaggaattattcatcagacatcttgtccttatacccctcagcgaaatggggttgctgagagaaagaataggcaccttattgagactgctcgcacacttctaattgaatcTCGTGTTACGTTGagtttttggggcgatgcagttctcacagcttgttatttgattaatcggaTGCTTTCATCTCCCATCAAGGATCAGATTCCGCATTCAGTATTGTTTCCCCGCTCACCCTTATACTCTCTTCCACCCCTTGTTTTTGGGAGCACGTGTTTTGCCcctgggaaagataagttagctcctcgtgctctcaagtgtgtcttccttggttattctcgtgttcagaagggatatcgttgttatttTCCAGATCTTCGTAGGaccttatgtcagctgacgtcacattttttgagtctaaacctttctttacttctgctgaccaccatgatagatctgaggtcttacctatactgACCTTTGAGGAGTTTACTATAGCTCCTCATCCACCTTCGACCACAGAGGTTTCATCCATATCAATCGTTGAGGAGTCTAGTGTTGTTCCCCCTAGTTCCCCAGCCACAGGAACatcactcttgacttatcatcgtcgtttgCATCTTCCATCAGGCCCAACTGGTTCTCGTCCTGCGCCTGACCCTGCTCCTGCTGCAGACcctgctcctagtacaccgattgcacttcggaaaGATATACAGACCGCActtaaccctaatcctcattatgtcggtttgagttatcatcgtctgtcatctccccattatgcttttatatcttatTTGTCCTccgtttccatccctaagtctacaggtgaaacgttgtctcatccaggatggcgacaagctatgagtgacgagatgtctattttacatacaagtggtacttgggagcttgttcctcttcccttcaggtaaatctactgttggttgtcggtgggtttatgcagtcaaagttggtcccgatggacagattgatcgacttaaggcccgtcttgttgccaaaggatatactcagatatttgggctcgattgcAGTGATAcattctctcccgtggctaaagtggcttcagtccgcctttttctatccatggatGCGGTTCATCATTGGCCCCTCTATCAACTGGACATTAAAAATGTCTTTtttcacggtgatcttgaggatgaggtttatatggagcaaccactttgttttgttgctcaggaggagtctcgtggccttgtatgtcgcttgcgtcggtcactttatggtctaaagcagtttCCTCGAGCgcggtttggtaagttcagcatgGTTATCCAGGAATTTGGCATGAcccgtagtgaagctgatcactctatGTTTTATCGGCACTCTACTTcaagtctctgtatttatctagtagtctatgttgatgatattgttattactggcaatgatcaggatggtattaccaatctgaagcagcatctcttccacacttccaaactaaggatctaggcagattgaagtactttctaggtattgaggttgcccaatctagctcaggtattgttatttctcaaagaaaatatgctttagacattcttgaggagacggggatgataggttgcagacctgttgacactccgatggatccgaaCTCTAAACTTATGCCAGGACAGGGGAGtcgcttagcgatcctgcaagctataggcggctggttggaaaattaaattatctcacagtgactagacccgacatttcttatcctgtgagtgttgtaagtcagtttatgaattctccctgtgatagtcattgggatgcagttgtccgcattattcgatatataaaatcggctccaggcaaagggttactgtttgaggatcgaggtcatgagcagatcgttggatactcagatgctgattgggcaggatcgccttctgatagacgttctacgtctggatattgtgttttaatAGGAGGCAATTTGGTGtcctggaagagcaagaaacagaatgtagttgctcggtctagtgcagaagcagaatatcgagcaatggctatggcaacatgtgagctagtctggaccaaacaattactcaaggagttgaaatttggtgaaatcattcggatggaacttgtgtgcgataatcaaattgcccttcatattgcatcaaatccgatgtttcatgagagaactaaacacattgaaattgattgtcacttcgtcagagaaaagatactttcaggagagattgctacaaagtttgtgaggtcgaatgatcaacttgcagatattttcaccaagtctctcactggtcctcgtattggttatatatgtaacaagctcggtacatatgatttgtatgcaccggcttgagggggagtgttagtttacaaCTATGTATATAGTGTattcttgtcccacattggtagaggagtagtatgtccttgtatagtatagctataaataaggacctcttgtattgtattgaacatccaatatcaataacatattttctcccgtgccttctcacagcTATGTTATAGGCTGATAGCATCATAGGGAGATACAATTGAAAACTTTTATCACCGGTCAAAACTAAATCAAGTTGTGCGCCACGATTGTTATACCATATAAGTTAGCTGCTTCATAGTTCACGGTATTGTTAGTTTCTTTGAGTAGTGATATTAGGAAGCTAACATTATTCCTACATCTACAGCCTAAATAACATAGTCCGGTTCACTTAATGCTTTTGTCCAGTACTTCACAAGACCACCCATGACAAAAGGAAGATCCAAGTtggaaaaaagagaataaaaccTACAAAGCCAACCTCTCGTGAAGGATAGTGAAATGGAAGATACAATAAcagaaaggaagaaaagcataCGAATCAAAATCTTCAAGCACAAACTCGATCATATGGTATGGAAGACTATGATAGAGTTCACCGATTTGATTTCCATACAGCTCTTTAATAAGCCGAACCTGCAAAAGAACAAGTTGCATTTTACCAATACAAACATGccaatgaaaaatatttttgagaggTAAAATAACTTTGTACCTAAACGGCACTGAAAAAAACCTATTAAAGAACTACAAAAGCTAGATACTCTGTATGTTATCCATCATACAGTAGATCCATCCCCTCAATATAATTTTCATTCGAATACTAAAAAGATTGTTGATTTTCTATTTTGAAGTTCTGAATTATAATATACCCCACATTCCAAAAGCCTCATTCTACTCTGCTTTCCAGTTGATATCTTCTATTTCAGATTCTTATctttattactccctccgtttcaaaaagattggTATAGTTCGGAGTACGAAGGTCAAAGTACTTAACTTTGACTGTGAACTTGGACATAGATTCTTCaagttttttaaaataaaatttatattttcagaaactacATAAAAAGTATTATAAAGTCATAattgaaaatatttataaaatatttaagaaaaatgcGGTCAAAAAACAACCCGTAGACTTCCCAAATAGTAATagtgccaatctttttgaaacggGGGGAGTACAATGTTCTGCTGAAATCCTCTGTATTTGCATCTCTAGGTTCCTTTCTTCATCATCCAATGTCCAACCCCAATGGTGATTCCACCTCTTTAATTCAACTATCGCCTCTGCTTTGTCCTAATTATTCCACCAAATCTTCTGTGAAACTAGCAAATGATTAACGACTTCGAAGACAGTCTCCAATGCAAAGTGGGAAAGGAGATTAAGTGTGTGATTCAAGCCCATGACTGAGCAAGAAACTGCTGAGTCATATCGTTCacccaaaaaaaaaggaagaactCTGGTACTTCATTATCTCTAAGTTAGGGCATACCTGTTCCCGTCTATCTACATAGGCTTGCAAGAGATCTCCGACATGGTCAATAAATTTCTGAAGAAATCATGAATGCAAGTTCAGAATTATCCAGTCAGTACTATACAGGAAAAGGCTAGGATCTATACAAATGAAGCAATGACCATGTTAGAATAGGATCTAACACAAATAATGCAGTGACCATACTATTGCATTTGACGAGAGAAACTCATTTTCAGCTTCACGTATTGGCAAGAAAAAAGGAACTGTATGTTCCAGAACAGTCATCTTCTCAAGAAATGACTTGCTTTCAAGCACACAGTGGTATAGGTCACAAGATTCGCCTGTAAATTAGACAAATTGACATCATTCACTAGTAATCTAGATGAAGAATCAAAATTTGACCCCATCTACAACAGAATAAACTTCATTTGGGAAATTTGTACAGGTATATCAAGGTATGTATTGGAATGTTCCCAACTGGAAAATTGTAGCCACCACTAGACAATAGCACGTGAAGTACCTGCAAATGAAGTCTCATATTGTATGCCAATCCTTGCTCCATCTAAGCAACAAATAAACTGCAcggaaaaatataatataaaaaaaaaaagtccgGTCTACATCCCTCGCAATTCCAAGCCTCTCCAGCACTGCCAACTTGTTCTGATAGTAAGCACAGCAAACAATATAGATCCAGCCAAACTAAACTACATGTCAACACTTAGTGGAAAGCCAAGATGCAGTAAGAACAGAAAGCACAAAACTACTCAAATTATAAGAGTAGAtcgacaattttttttttgataagcaAGAAATCTGACGAGTAGATCAACAAATGAATTAGACACTacaagaaaatggtttgaaatcCAGAAATCAGAACACATAACTTAAAGATCTTAAAGGATCTTTCACAAAATAATTTCTCCTGTAAACCATGACAAATTGTAGTTACCAGGCACAACATACCTTATTCCCAACTTTGTACGTAATCTTTTCATGAAAAGGATTTGGCAACTGGGTTGTGTCCCCTGGCATCTGCATGGCCTTTCTCTCTGCCTCCATATGTACCTAAGATAGATTGAATCATGCAACAGAAAATTATGTGATAGAATCTGAGAACGGGAGCAGAAAAGTAGTAGAGTAAGCTAAAACCATGTAGCTGTCTGAATCTGGCATCCTCTAATATGATGACAAAAAGGGAAAGATTACTGATTGCTTGGTTGGAAAGAGAAATATCTTAAGGAATAAACAAGCTTGGAGATGAATGGACACTCTGGATCAAATAATTTAACCGTACATACCCGCTCTCTTATTGTTGCTAATAAGCCATCATTCCATTGCTCACCTTCTAAGCTAAGTTCTGCAAAATAATCAAAATGAGACAGGAGTTACATATTGTATAGACTAGATCAAGTACATTTCAAGGATAACTGAGGATCAAACAGGACCGATCGAGGAAAAGAACTCATCGTTATATGTGGAACAAGAAGTAACATGCAGCAAAATGCAATGCTGACTTAAATAAGCTATGCCCACCGCGATCAATACACTATCTACTGAAACAATTTTTTACAAATTCACTCTTTAAAGACATAGTTTAAAcatcataaaatcaaaaatgaatgagcaagtaTTTAAGAAGCGCTTTTTTTCAAGTAGCAGTCTTTAAAAAACTTGCAGCCATATATGGCTGTTATTAGGTACGCTCCTTAGATCAGATACCAAACAACATGGTACAAGAAACACTTGCAGAAAATAACAAGCGAAAATCAAGTATTAGACTAAACATTACGTTCCATGTGATAAATGAACCATTCCAGTACTATTTGTGTGCTCACAACTTAAATAGAACACAACCAAGAGCAAGAGAAAAAAGAACATCAGAACTAGATGTGCTCTAGAATTCTACCAAAGTTACCTTGAGTTTGAGAAGCACGTGCGGCTTCAAATTCCCTCTGTAGATGCTCAAAAATTGACTTGTCAGAGTCCCTAGAGAAACCATAACTGTCACAGTTATTTGGTGATTCGCACCAATGTAAATGCAGAAAACACAACTACTATGGAAACAGAAAGAAAGCACCACTCTTTTTGGCTCCATCTTAGTAATCTAAGTGCTTGCAAAGATGCCATCATGCTCGGGAGATATGATGTAACTTTATCTGAGCCAAAAGTTTGAGCTCttaataaaattcttttagatGAAATAGCTCCTAATTAAATTAAACTGAGAATTATATGTCATAAGCTctaaataaatttaattttttttttttttggtaaggtGAAGATTTTATTAAAAACAGTATCAAGTATTGTCCGTAACAACATGTCCATCTTTCCAATAGTACAAATAATGCAAACAACTATATTTCAAATATTGCAGCTGCTCCTTCTTGCCTTCAAAACACCGACTCTAAATAAATTTAATTGAGAGAGTACATGTCAGAATTTCTGTGCAGTCCTACTTTTGTCCCACCTTAAAAAGGAAGTTATTACACTATTTATATAACAAAAAATGTCTGACGGGACCCGCATTTAATCTTATTAATAAACATTTTCTTCAATTCTATTCTTTAGAAACTAAAACTCAAGATATTCCTTGATGTTTtgctaaccaaaaacaactcataTCATTGACTCTTGTATTAATAAAAAATGCACCAAGTCAAAGAGTATTTCCTTTTGATCAACCATTGGAATATGTTTTTTTAAATCTTACATGCTAAGAAACAATGAATTGCAGGAAGTTCTGTTTATTAGTCCAACATTTCTGTGCCAAAAAGTTTTCTCATGATTATAAAGTAGATTAAGGATGCTGATAAATCTTCTTTTCAACTTTTCTAGTTGCGTTTCCATTTTCACGAATTCCTTTGATCCTCCTTACCCTTACAGTTCTCTATTCACATTCTTTCATTAAAGAATTCCCTTATTCAAACCCTAGCCATCCTATCATCACATATATCTAACCTGCAACTACGTGATGTACACGTCAGCTCCTTTCTTAAACTTTGACCGAAAAATAATGGAAGATTCTCTTGCTTGCAACTTTTACTATGTGTCATTCGTAGCAAAAATTCGAGAAAAGATGTGAGATTTAATGAAAAACTTGACAGATCATGTAAATACCAATCAAGTATATCTTAAGATCCAATACCTAGAAAGACGCTCTGCTAGCTCCGAATGTCTTTTAAGAACATTTGAAACTGCCAGCAAAAGGAGCAATATGAATGTGGGATGATGTAAGGGCCAAAAACCAAAgacacaaaagaaaagaaggttacATCTAGCCCGTACAGCGTCCAGATTTATATCCTCCTCTCGCATAAGAACCTAACAGGCAGCCAATAAAAGGATATATAACCTTTGAAAATACAAATAAAGCGGCCAATAAGAAATCCCAAAAGTCAGTCCTTTCCACTTCAAAAAAGGTTATAAGCATTGACAATATAAATAAAGAGCAATGAGAAATCGCAGAAGCTAGTCCGTTTCCACTTCAAAAACCATGCATACACATGTGCACTCACAATTTAAAAACGCATGTTTCAAATAAGAGTGACATTACTTAACAAGTATTGGGGAGAAGTGATTAGGCATGATATGGTGTTGCTTCAACTTActaaggacatgacccttgataggcgGGTATGGAGGTtgagattagggtagaaggttcgtAGTGAGGCATGCGTGTCTCCTTTTCATGCCGATAGCATTAAAATTAGTCTAGTATTTTCGTAACTTCCTATCCGCagatttcttttgttgtttctttcGCTTTGAGTATTCTATCACCTTATCTctttatcttgttgttgttactacttGTTTTTTCTGcctcttttaatttttctttgagctgggggtctatcggaaacaacatctctaccCTCACAAAGGTCGGAGTAAGATCTGCATACATTCTACCCTCCCCGGACCCCACTTTGTGGAATTACAcagggtatgttgttgttgttgttgtattacttAACAAGTATGGCTATCTTAAATCTTCAGTAGATATAATATGTTCACATGCCCTCAAGGGAG contains:
- the LOC107826074 gene encoding uncharacterized protein LOC107826074 isoform X2: MREEDINLDAVRARFSNVLKRHSELAERLSRDSDKSIFEHLQREFEAARASQTQELSLEGEQWNDGLLATIRERVHMEAERKAMQMPGDTTQLPNPFHEKITYKVGNKFICCLDGARIGIQYETSFAGESCDLYHCVLESKSFLEKMTVLEHTVPFFLPIREAENEFLSSNAIKFIDHVGDLLQAYVDRREQVRLIKELYGNQIGELYHSLPYHMIEFVLEDFDSKVTVSLRYADLISTLPSGVSVLAWPMHQSKKSSETIPLSQKGNGVGSHPIPARLTYAEDALRTMSLPEAYAEIVLNLPQALQDMLEHTSST
- the LOC107826074 gene encoding uncharacterized protein LOC107826074 isoform X1 → MGEMVLMREEDINLDAVRARFSNVLKRHSELAERLSRDSDKSIFEHLQREFEAARASQTQELSLEGEQWNDGLLATIRERVHMEAERKAMQMPGDTTQLPNPFHEKITYKVGNKFICCLDGARIGIQYETSFAGESCDLYHCVLESKSFLEKMTVLEHTVPFFLPIREAENEFLSSNAIKFIDHVGDLLQAYVDRREQVRLIKELYGNQIGELYHSLPYHMIEFVLEDFDSKVTVSLRYADLISTLPSGVSVLAWPMHQSKKSSETIPLSQKGNGVGSHPIPARLTYAEDALRTMSLPEAYAEIVLNLPQALQDMLEHTSST